DNA from Sphingomonas psychrotolerans:
CGCAACTGCGCCTGCCGCCCGTGCTCCATGTCGCCGGCACCAACGGCAAAGGCTCAACCTGCGCGTTCCTGCGCGCCGCGATCGAAGCCGCCGGCCGCACCACGCATGTCTATTCGAGCCCGCACCTCGTCCGCTTCAACGAACGCATCCGCCTTGCCGGCAAGCTGATCGACGACGCCACGCTCGCCACGCTCCTCGCCGAGGTTCTCGACGCCGGCGGCGACATCGGGGCGAGCTTCTTCGAAGTCACCACCGCCGCCGCCTTCCTCGCTTTTGCCCGCACCCCCGCTGATGCGTGCATCGTCGAGGTCGGGCTTGGCGGGCGGCTCGACGCGACCAACGTCATCCCCGGGCCCGCAGTCACGGCGATCGCCCAGCTCGGCATCGACCACCAGTCGTTTCTCGGCGACACCCTTGCACAGATCGCAGCCGAAAAGGCCGGGATCGCCAAGTCAGGCGTGCCGCTGGTTACGATGGCCTATCCGGCCGACATCGCCGACGTGGTCGATCGCTATGCCGGGACCGTCGCCGCACCGGTCATCGCCGAAGGGCAGGCATGGTCGTACGAAACACGCGACGATGCGCTATATTATCGCGACGCCGAAGGCGCGTTGGTCACGCCCCTCCCCGCCCTCGCCGGCGCGCATCAGCCGGCCAATCTCGCGCTGGCCATCGCGGCACTGCGCCACCAACGCGCGCTCGCCGTCCCCGACGCCGCTTTGTCCGCCGCCGCACGGACGGCCCGCTGGCCGGCGCGGATGCAGCGTCTCTGGCCGGGGCCGCTCACGGCGTTGCTCCCCGCCGGCGCCGAAATCTGGCTGGATGGTGGCCACAACGCCAACGCCGCCGAGGCAGTAAGCCGCGCCGCCGCACAGATCGTGGGAGATCGCCCGCTCCACCTCGTGCTCGGCATGCTCGAGAACAAGGACGCCGATGCGATGATCGCGCGATTCGCGCCGATCGCCCGATCGCTCACCGCCGTTCCGGTGCCGGGCCATCCGCATCACTCCCCCGGCGATCTCGTCGCGCGCGCGCGCCGGGTCGGCCTTGCGAGCAGCGAAGCGCCCGATATCCCCGCCGCGCTTCTGGCGATCCCGCGCGAAGGCGCGCCGCTCGTGCTGATACTCGGATCGCTCTACCTCGCCGGCACCGCGCTCGCAGCAAACGAC
Protein-coding regions in this window:
- a CDS encoding bifunctional folylpolyglutamate synthase/dihydrofolate synthase, whose protein sequence is MDFATSTDPAVQRQLDRLAALSPGADILGLERITRLLERIGNPQLRLPPVLHVAGTNGKGSTCAFLRAAIEAAGRTTHVYSSPHLVRFNERIRLAGKLIDDATLATLLAEVLDAGGDIGASFFEVTTAAAFLAFARTPADACIVEVGLGGRLDATNVIPGPAVTAIAQLGIDHQSFLGDTLAQIAAEKAGIAKSGVPLVTMAYPADIADVVDRYAGTVAAPVIAEGQAWSYETRDDALYYRDAEGALVTPLPALAGAHQPANLALAIAALRHQRALAVPDAALSAAARTARWPARMQRLWPGPLTALLPAGAEIWLDGGHNANAAEAVSRAAAQIVGDRPLHLVLGMLENKDADAMIARFAPIARSLTAVPVPGHPHHSPGDLVARARRVGLASSEAPDIPAALLAIPREGAPLVLILGSLYLAGTALAANDELPD